The sequence TTTTAAAATAGTCCAGCTTTGTATTTAACGAATCGTCTTTCATGGAAGCTTTCATCTCTCGTACAAATTCAGGCATATAAATAAGTGATGAGGAGATATACATTTCCTTTAACTTATTTGCCAATGCGCCTAGAAAATATGTTTTTCCAACGCCAAACGGGCCATATAAATATAGTCCCTTTTGTGGTATATTTTGCTTACAACCTTCAATGAATTTCAAAATTTCCCGTACTGCTTTACTCCGCTTTGGATCAGCATCAATATAATCAATCTTAGCTTCTAATATTTGTTTTGGCATATATAAACTTTGAACTAACCGCTGCTGTTCTAACTGCTTTTCATAATCAATGCGTTGAAAGCACTTTTTATAAGATAAACGGATTTCTTTCCCTTCAACATGTAAAACTGGTGAATAGCCCGGGATCATATTCATGCATTTATCTAAGCTCGTGCATTTATCGCATTGCTTTACTTGCGATTTAAATTCATATAATTTGATTATATTTTTATCAATTTCTTTTTTGGTCAGTTGTGGATGTTTAGCCAAAAAAGCTTTAATCTCCGGATCATTCAGGATTTCCTGTTTGATTTTCGTATAATGTTCCTGAAAGTTTTTATTTTCTCTCATCCACTTTTGCAATGTCGATCGTACCGGTTTCATATCCATCATCCTTGAAATTGCTATTATTTATCATTACTAGAATACTGCTTTAAGAGCGCTGCTATTTCTTTTTGCTCTTGTACTTCATCCACCTGTTCTTCATATGTAGCTACTGCTTCTTGTTTTTGCCGTTGCTTCTGTTCTTTGAACCAGTCTGGTATTACCTCTTTTGATTGTCTGCTACTATAGTTATTTCTAGTATTCTTTGCTTTTTGATTATTTTTTACTTCTTGTTTAGCAAAGTCCATTGCTTCTTTTGCTGTTTTTAAATTCGCTCTTGACCAATGACTTGCAATTTTTGAAAGATAGTTTTTAGTTAGCTTCATATTTGTTTGCAATAAAACATAGTGAATTAATACATTCATAACCGGGGTTGGCAGTCCTTGAGATGTCATAACCTCACCCACTAAGCGTAAGTCTTGTTCCGAAGCTTGATGACCGCCTGATAAATCTTCCAGTAGCTGTTTTGGAGAAATCGTTTCAAAATGTTGAATAAGCTTTTCTTCTTTTGTTTTTGGCGTTTTCTGTTCCGTAGATGTTGGGCTAACTTTTTCTGTCTTATCAATCAGTCGAACATGACTTCCTTTATATTTGGATTGAAATAAATCATAGCAAGCTGCTTTAAACTCTTCTATATTTAAGCTATTATCTTCTGTTAACGCCCAAATAACTGCTTTCTCTACTTCGTATGTAGCTAAATCATATAAAAACATCATCTGGGAAATCAGTTTACGGTTATAGCCCGTTAGCACTTTTTTCTCTGGGATCATGCGCTGTTTTAAACTTTGCTCGATTGGTGCAAAATCTATACCTTTTATATCAGGCGTTCGATCCAATGATTGCTCTTTTACATTCGGTTGAAAATCAGAAGTAATTGTTTCAAACACATCCTGAAAGGAAGCAGTTATATTTATACCGTATTTCTCATCTGCCACTGGTAAAAAATGTTGCTTTAATCGATCATATTTATCAGGACCAATATGATGATATAAAAGCTGAGATAACATTGGATCTTGAAAAAATCGTTCCGGCGAATAGACAGGCAGTAATACATAAGTAAAAACCCGGTTTGCTTCGTTATCCATTTGATAAGTTTTAAGCAAACCTATTCCTTCGAGTTTTAGTCTGGCAGTATATATCTCGTCTAAAGGAAGATTCAAATAATTCATAAGCGTATGATGAGTTTGAGGAGTTGGTTTATCACCCAGGATGTCTCGTTCATGCAGTAATGTTTGATATAGGATGGTCGCATTTAAACCAATTAATGGTTGGTACAGATGCGTTAACGACTTTGCATAATCCATTGGTAACGATTCCTGGACTACTACAAAATAGCCTTCGACAGGTAATATCTTGCCGATCCTATTCATGTTGAATCTATTCCTTTCCATCTGATTCATTCTTTTTATCACTATCAATGATCTCTTTTAATTCATCGAGAAAAACATTGATATCTTTAAATTGACGATAAACAGAAGCAAACCTTACGTAGGCAACTTCATCAACTTCTGACAGACGATCCATCACCCGTTCGCCTACCTCTTTACTATTCACTTCTGAAATTCCTTCATTTCGCAGATCCTTCTCTACATTTAAAGCTATTTCTTCAATGGTTTCTAATGGAACCGGACGCTTTTCACAAGCCTTTATTAATCCACGTATTAACTTGTCACGACTAAATTCCTGTCTCGCTCCATCTTTTTTTACAACGATTAAAGGAACAGCTTCAATCCGCTCAAAAGTCGTAAATCGAAAGCCACAATGCTCACATTCTCTGCGTCTGCGAATTGCTTGTCCTTCTTCAATTGGTCTCGAGTCCAATACTTTTGTACTTTTGTTATGGCAATTTGAACATCTCATCGTTCTGCCCACTCCTCATTTTTACCGTTACCTAGCTTGTTTCGTAATTAATGGTAATACATGATTAATTTCTTTGTAAAGCCGTTGAATAATTTTTGTGCTATAACCAAAATCAAACGGAAGTGCAGTCTCTGTTGTAACCGAAAAGTCCACTGCAGTTTGAAAAGGTCTCACCATAATGATCGTTACGATGATAAACGCTTGTCTTCTTTTTTTAACTTTTACACTTATTTCTCCATGCTCTTCAGAAATGGAATGTAATTCGTATGTTTCTGATCGACCAAGAATCCCCTCAATTGCACGCATTGCTTTTTCTTTTGTTGTTTTATAATAATGGGTACGTAACGTTGAATCCCAATGATTATCCTGAGTTTCAGCATGATTATTAAGATATTTGGAAATCATATTGCGAAATTCCATTTTTTGCCACCTCGGTGCAAGTTTATTCCTGTGTATAGTATTCCTATTTTAACATGTTTTACAGAAAACCTCTATGATTCTATCTTTATTGAAATCTTAGCTGACAACAAGACTTTGATGCAGATAGCTAGACGAATAAAGTGAAACTTCATTCAGTAGGAGT is a genomic window of Virgibacillus proomii containing:
- the dnaI gene encoding primosomal protein DnaI; this translates as MKPVRSTLQKWMRENKNFQEHYTKIKQEILNDPEIKAFLAKHPQLTKKEIDKNIIKLYEFKSQVKQCDKCTSLDKCMNMIPGYSPVLHVEGKEIRLSYKKCFQRIDYEKQLEQQRLVQSLYMPKQILEAKIDYIDADPKRSKAVREILKFIEGCKQNIPQKGLYLYGPFGVGKTYFLGALANKLKEMYISSSLIYMPEFVREMKASMKDDSLNTKLDYFKKADVLMLDDIGAEMQSSWFRDEILGSLLQFRMMEGLPVFFTSNYSMEELESHLALTKTGVEKVKAGRVIERIKQVSQPIPVFSENRRT
- a CDS encoding replication initiation and membrane attachment family protein produces the protein MNRIGKILPVEGYFVVVQESLPMDYAKSLTHLYQPLIGLNATILYQTLLHERDILGDKPTPQTHHTLMNYLNLPLDEIYTARLKLEGIGLLKTYQMDNEANRVFTYVLLPVYSPERFFQDPMLSQLLYHHIGPDKYDRLKQHFLPVADEKYGINITASFQDVFETITSDFQPNVKEQSLDRTPDIKGIDFAPIEQSLKQRMIPEKKVLTGYNRKLISQMMFLYDLATYEVEKAVIWALTEDNSLNIEEFKAACYDLFQSKYKGSHVRLIDKTEKVSPTSTEQKTPKTKEEKLIQHFETISPKQLLEDLSGGHQASEQDLRLVGEVMTSQGLPTPVMNVLIHYVLLQTNMKLTKNYLSKIASHWSRANLKTAKEAMDFAKQEVKNNQKAKNTRNNYSSRQSKEVIPDWFKEQKQRQKQEAVATYEEQVDEVQEQKEIAALLKQYSSNDK
- the nrdR gene encoding transcriptional regulator NrdR, producing the protein MRCSNCHNKSTKVLDSRPIEEGQAIRRRRECEHCGFRFTTFERIEAVPLIVVKKDGARQEFSRDKLIRGLIKACEKRPVPLETIEEIALNVEKDLRNEGISEVNSKEVGERVMDRLSEVDEVAYVRFASVYRQFKDINVFLDELKEIIDSDKKNESDGKE
- a CDS encoding cytosolic protein, giving the protein MEFRNMISKYLNNHAETQDNHWDSTLRTHYYKTTKEKAMRAIEGILGRSETYELHSISEEHGEISVKVKKRRQAFIIVTIIMVRPFQTAVDFSVTTETALPFDFGYSTKIIQRLYKEINHVLPLITKQAR